GCGTGAGGCACATACCCGCGTTGCTCGTGGTCCTTGCGCCACCGGCGCGGACGCGCTAACCGACGGACGCGCGCTGCGAACTGATTGCGGTTCCGGAGGCATGGTCATGCTCGCACCTGATTTTTCCGTAGCCTGCTAGAGGGCGATTAACGGGATACTCGCGAAGGAGGCGCTGGGGAACGGATCGCTCGCTCGTAAGGATGCCTCAGCGTCTTCTTCCCCTTGCGGCCTCCCCGAGCGACTCGTCAGAAACTCTCAGCCAAGGCAGAGCATACATCCGCGGCAAAAACACTGTCAAGCCGACGACACCCGTGCCACGCAAACCCCTGCCGTACCGTCGACGCCTGCGGCCGCCGCCGACCGATACGTGATTGTAGAATGCGGGCCGCGACGCGCGCATCGTTTCCTCCTGAGGATGTCCGGGACGGTCGAAGGCCTTTGCGAGTCCGATTCGGCCGGGATGGCGGCTCAGGAGGATGAACCGCGGTGAGTGTGCAATCAACAAACACGATGCTCGAGCCGATCCAACGCCTTGACCTCTTCAAGTCGAGGACCAGATGGCGATCATCGAGCCCCGCCCGTGCTCCACAAGGGCGCCTCGTGAAGCCTCCTGCGCTGTCGCAGGCGGCGAGGACCGTTGCGCCCATTTCAAATGGAGTCGTGTGAAATGACCGACGACCTTCGCGTCGCCCATATTTCTTGTCCGCCCGGCCAATCGGCCCGCGGTCGAATCGTGGTTGGGTACCAGCAGGATGGCACGGAACTCGCGTTGCCAGTGCTTATCATGAACGGTGCGCGTCAAGGTCCTACCGTCTACATGGGGGCGCTCATTCACGGCGGCGAGCCATCTGGCGCGGAGGTCATCCGCCAGATCATGCGCGAGCGAGTGGACGCGTCGGCCCTTGCCGGACGGCTCATCGCCATCCCGATCCAGAATCCCTTGGCCTTCCGCACGAGTACATACCACAGCATCGAGGATGGGCTGAATGGCAACAGGATCTTCCCGGGCGATCCGACCGAGACGTTGACCAACCGGCTCGTTGCAGCGATATCACGGTACGCGGTCGAGAAATCCGACTACGTTCTCGATCTGCATTGCAACTCTCGCGATTCGATCCTCTTCAACTTCGTTCGCTGGAACGAGTCGGAGGCCGCACGTGAAAGCGTCGCAATCTCGCGTGCCTTCGGGTTCACGACCGTGCTGTCGGAGGCGAAACGGCAGGGCTTCGGATTCGAGGAGCGGCTGGTCGGATTGCTCGCCGACATGGCGCTCGCTCAGGGCAAGCCGACGCTGACCGTCGAGCTCACGCCGAACTATGACCTGGTCCCGCCTATCATCGCGGGAGGCGTTAAGGGAGTCCTCAACGTGCTCCGCCATCTCAAGATGATCGAGGGCGAGCCCGAGCCACAGCGCGACCTGCCAATCATCAACGAGCTGCTCGGGCCGCAGCTGCGGGTCACCCCTGACCATGGCGGCTTCGTGCACCCGCAGGCGCCGATTGGGAGCTGGGTGACGAAAGGCCAGATCGTCGCGCTGATCCGGGATCCGTGGGGGGATACAGTGGAAGAAATCGCGAGTCCGACCGACGGGTACGTCCTCGCGTACCCGCGCCGCGGCAACCATGCCGCAGCCAGCGGCGACGTCGTCGTGTTCGTGGCGCCAATTCATCCGCCGGTCGATTGAACAAGCCGAGCGAGGTGCTCGCAGGAGAGATCATGACACAAGAGGACAGCAGAGTCGCGATCGTGACTGGCGGGGGATCGGGAATCGGTCGAGCCATCGCGATCGCGCTCGCAGCCGACCGTTGCGCCATTGCGGTCTTCGATCGTAACGCTCGGAACGGTGCCGCCGTCGCGTCGGAGATCGAGCGCTCAGGACAGCGGGCACGTGCCTACGAGATCGATGTGACCGTGAGCGGGCAGGTCCGTCAGGCGGTCGAGGACGTGGTGAAGACGTTCGGCCGGATCGACGTACTGGTGAACAACGCCGGGATCGGCTTCCTGGGCTCTGTCGAGGAACTCGCAGAGGAGGAGTGGGACCATGTGATGTCGGTCAACGTCAAGAGCGTCTTCCTATGCTCGCGAGCCGTCATCCCCCATATGGCGGCGCGCGGGGGCGGTCGCATCATCAACGTCGCATCGGTCGCCGGGCTGGTGGCCTCTCCAGGCCGCGCCGCCTACTGCGCGTCGAAGGGCGCCGTCGTGATGCTTACGCGCGCAATGGCGCTTGACTGTGCCACCCGGAACATTAACGTGAACTCAATCTGTCCGGGGGTGGTCATCACGCCGATGACCGAGAAGTCGCTGCGCGATCCTGCGGACCGCCAGCGAAGGCTCGACGGCACGCCGCTCAAACGGCTCGCGCAGCCCGAGGAGATCGCCCCAGCCGCCGTCTATCTGGCTGGCCCCGGAGGCAGCTTTGTGACTGGTTCCACGCTGGTTGTCGATGGCGGGTGGAGCATCGATTGAGCGTGCCTTCGACCGGTCGTTGTGGCGCGGTGCACGCCGCCTTGGCGATCACTCTTTCGGCACAGGGTCTAATTGGCGGACTTTGGTAAACAGGAGGAGGCGTCCGATGTCCACAAGTTCCCAGCTTCGACCCCGGCAACTGGCCGGACTGGCGGCCGTTCTCGCGTTCGTTGTCGCGGCCGGCGGCGCCGCATCGCCCAGCGCTGCGGACTCCCCACGGTCGGGAGGCTCGATCAACATCGCCATTGTCGGCGACCCGGGTACGATCAACCCGCTGAAGGACGGCGGTATCGCCGACAACTACGTGTCCGAGCTCATTCGCGACCGGCTCGTGTGCAGCGGTCGGGACGGGGACATCGTGCCCTGTCTCGCGACAAGCTGGAATACGCCGAACCCGACGACGTTCATCTTCCATCTTCGCCGGGGGGTGAAGTTCAGTAACGGAGCGCCATTCACGGCGGCCGATGCGAAGTACACGTACGACCAAATCGCGTTCGGCAAGAATTCCGACTTCAACGGCGCGGAGGGACCGATCAAGGGCACGAGGGTCATCGACGACCACACGTTCGAAATCGACCTCTCGCACCCCGACCCCTACTTCCTCGAGTACATGTCGCTGAACTCCGACATGGGGATCATCCCCCAGGGCTGGCTCTCACAGTGCGGGCAGAACTGCGACACGACCGTCGTCGGGACGGGCCCGTTCACAGTGACGGAGTGGGTCAAGGGCGATCACCTCACGCTCCAGCGGAATCCGAACTACTGGGACAGCCCGCGTCCATACCTTCACCAGATCATATTCAAGGTGACGCCGGACCCTGAAGCTCAGGTGCTCCAGCTCAAGGCGGGCGCCGCGGACATCCTCTTTCAGGTTCCGTTCAAGGACCTCCAGAGTCTTTCGCAAGCACCCGGTATCACAGTCGCAAAGCACGGTTCTGGCAGCATGACCGAGATCATCTGGAATAATCGCGTCGCACCCTTCAACAATCTCAAGGTGCGCCAGGCCCTTTCCTACGCAATCGACCGGAACCAGATCGGCCGAGTCGCAATGTACGGCTACGCTGATCCGATGACGGATCTCCTGCCGCCGTTCCACTGGGGCCACGATGCCTCGTACCCAGCCCCCACGTACGATCCCAACAAGGCCAAGGAGCTGCTCGCCCAGGCAGGGTACGACGCCAACCGCCCGCTTTCGTTCGAGTTGCGGATCATCAACAATCAAGACTTCATCGATCAGGCGACGCTCATCCAGCAACAGCTCCAGCAGATCGGTGTCCAAGTGAAGGTGACCCCCCTCGACAAGGCGACGTTCCTCGCGCCGATGTTCTTCACGAAGGACGCCCACAACCTCACGTGGCAGGCGGGGCTGGAGCGGTACACGTTCGGGGCCGACACCCCATCGATCGTGTGGCAAACGTACGACACGGGCAGCTACATCAACTTCGGCGGTGTCAATCTTCCAGACGGTGTCAAGGATTCGACCCTGCAGAACCTCATCGATCGGGCGAAAGTAGAGACCGACAAGACGAAGGCGAAGGCGCTCTTCGCGCAGATCTCTGCCCAGGTCGACAAGGACGCCCTGACTGTGCGTCTGCCATGGCAGAACAACGTTATGGCATATCGGAACCGTGTACAGGACTTCCATGTACTCGCGGCGTTCGAGTACCCGCTCCAGTACGTATGGGTGAACGACGGGAAGTAGGCGGTTGGGCAACCCGGGCGACGGGAGGCACCGGGGACGCTGACCGATGTGGACCTATGCCGCGAGGCGGATGCTCCTTGTGGTCCCTGTGCTGTTGGGGCTGTCGATCCTAGTCTTCCTTCTAATCCATCTCGCGCCCGGCGACCCGGTCACGGTTCAGCTCGGGATACATGCGACGGCCGAGACTGCCGCGCGGTTGCGAAGCAGTCTCGGTCTCAACGCCCCGCTCCCCGTCCAGTACGCTCTGTGGCTCAACCGCGTCGTGCGCCTGGATCTCGGGACCTCACTGTACGCTCACGCGCCGGTCGCCGAACTCATCGCGCAGCGATTCCCCACCACGCTCGCGCTAACCGTCGCGAGCATCCTCTTGTCGCTCGTCATTGGCGTGCCGCTCGGAGTCGTGTCGGCGACTCGGCGCGACGGGATCATCGACAATGTGGGTCGCCTGTTTTCGATCATCGACGTATCGATCCCGGTGTTCTGGCTCGGGTTCCTGCTCATTCTCGCCTTTGCGATTGGTATCCCGGTCTTCCCGCCAGGTGGATCGGTGAGCGAGTACGGCCCAATCGCGCTCGTCCTCCCATCGGTCACACTCGGCGCCTCGTTCGCGGGGATCGTCGTCCGATTTACCCGCGCCGCGATGCTGGAGGTGCTCGGTGAGGACTACATCCGAACGGCGCAAGCGAAGGGGCTCTCCACGTTCGCGGTGAACTACAGCCATGCGCTCGGGAACTCACTCATCCCGCTCGTGACGGTCGTTGGGCTCCAGGTCGGGGTCCTCCTCTCCGGAGCGGTCCTTACCGAGACGGTCTTCTCGCTACCGGGCCTCGGCCTGCTCATGGTAGGCGCCGTCGCGGCACGTGACTACCCGATGGTCCTCGGTACCGTTCTCTTCGTGGCAGTGCTGGTCGTCCTCGTGAATCTCGCCGTCGATCTTCTGTACGGAGTGCTCGATCCTCGCGTTCGCTATGAGTGACCATTCCACAAACGTCAACCAGACGCTCTCTGTGGCGGTCGCTGGGAACGCCGTGCTCGAATGGACCGACGACGGATGGCTCGGCCGCCTCCGCCGCAATCGCCTCGCCCTCGTTGGAACTGCCGGCATCGCACTGTTCCTGAGCGTCGGCCTGTTCGCACCGCTCATCGAGCCATATCCGTGGAGCCAGTTTGACCTTGCGCATCGCCTGAGCGGTCCGACGCTCCGCCACGTGTTCGGCACCGATCAGTTCGGGCGAGACATCCTTTCTCGCACGATCTACGGGGCTCGGGTATCGATGCTAGTCGCCCTGGCCGCAACGGCGATCGGGACCGTCGGAGGCGTCCTAATCGGTGCGGCGGCAGGCTTCTTCGGTGGCTGGATCGATGAGTTGTCGATGCGGACTATGGACATCATCCTCGCGTTCCCCCAGATCGTGCTCGCGATCGCCGTCGCGGCGTTGCTCGGTCCGAGCCTCATCAATGTCATCTGGATCGTCGGCCTGCTCATGGTTCCCCAGTTCGCTCGCGTCACACGAGGCTCCGTAATCGGTGTGATGAACCTCGAATACATCACGGCCACCCGGACCATCGGGCAAAGCGAGGTCATGATCGTCGTACGGCACATCCTCCCGAACATCGCCGGCCCGCTCATCGTGCTCGCCTCCCTCGCCATCCCCGGCGCGATTATTACCGAGGCCGCCCTCAGCTTCCTTGGCGCCGGCGTGCAGCTCCCCGAACCGAGTTGGGGTAATCTCCTGTCTGGGGGCAACGCCTACCTGCTCCAGGCGCCGTGGCTCTCAATATTTCCCGGGCTCGCCATCACTCTCGCCGTTCTCTCATTCAACCTCCTCGGCGACGGGCTTCGCGATGCCCTCGATGTAGCGGGCGGACCGGCATGACGCGGGTCGTGATTCTCGCTGGCTTGACGCGGCCGCCCGTCATGCGATCTCGAAAGGCTCACGGCGCCGGTGCCTTGGACCGGGGCCGATGGTGAGCCTTCAAGGCGGTGAGCCACTCCTGACCGTGCGTGATCTCGCCGTCGACATGCGTCAGCGTCATGGCGTTGTCCA
This bacterium DNA region includes the following protein-coding sequences:
- a CDS encoding succinylglutamate desuccinylase/aspartoacylase family protein gives rise to the protein MTDDLRVAHISCPPGQSARGRIVVGYQQDGTELALPVLIMNGARQGPTVYMGALIHGGEPSGAEVIRQIMRERVDASALAGRLIAIPIQNPLAFRTSTYHSIEDGLNGNRIFPGDPTETLTNRLVAAISRYAVEKSDYVLDLHCNSRDSILFNFVRWNESEAARESVAISRAFGFTTVLSEAKRQGFGFEERLVGLLADMALAQGKPTLTVELTPNYDLVPPIIAGGVKGVLNVLRHLKMIEGEPEPQRDLPIINELLGPQLRVTPDHGGFVHPQAPIGSWVTKGQIVALIRDPWGDTVEEIASPTDGYVLAYPRRGNHAAASGDVVVFVAPIHPPVD
- a CDS encoding SDR family oxidoreductase → MTQEDSRVAIVTGGGSGIGRAIAIALAADRCAIAVFDRNARNGAAVASEIERSGQRARAYEIDVTVSGQVRQAVEDVVKTFGRIDVLVNNAGIGFLGSVEELAEEEWDHVMSVNVKSVFLCSRAVIPHMAARGGGRIINVASVAGLVASPGRAAYCASKGAVVMLTRAMALDCATRNINVNSICPGVVITPMTEKSLRDPADRQRRLDGTPLKRLAQPEEIAPAAVYLAGPGGSFVTGSTLVVDGGWSID
- a CDS encoding ABC transporter substrate-binding protein, which gives rise to MSTSSQLRPRQLAGLAAVLAFVVAAGGAASPSAADSPRSGGSINIAIVGDPGTINPLKDGGIADNYVSELIRDRLVCSGRDGDIVPCLATSWNTPNPTTFIFHLRRGVKFSNGAPFTAADAKYTYDQIAFGKNSDFNGAEGPIKGTRVIDDHTFEIDLSHPDPYFLEYMSLNSDMGIIPQGWLSQCGQNCDTTVVGTGPFTVTEWVKGDHLTLQRNPNYWDSPRPYLHQIIFKVTPDPEAQVLQLKAGAADILFQVPFKDLQSLSQAPGITVAKHGSGSMTEIIWNNRVAPFNNLKVRQALSYAIDRNQIGRVAMYGYADPMTDLLPPFHWGHDASYPAPTYDPNKAKELLAQAGYDANRPLSFELRIINNQDFIDQATLIQQQLQQIGVQVKVTPLDKATFLAPMFFTKDAHNLTWQAGLERYTFGADTPSIVWQTYDTGSYINFGGVNLPDGVKDSTLQNLIDRAKVETDKTKAKALFAQISAQVDKDALTVRLPWQNNVMAYRNRVQDFHVLAAFEYPLQYVWVNDGK
- a CDS encoding ABC transporter permease is translated as MWTYAARRMLLVVPVLLGLSILVFLLIHLAPGDPVTVQLGIHATAETAARLRSSLGLNAPLPVQYALWLNRVVRLDLGTSLYAHAPVAELIAQRFPTTLALTVASILLSLVIGVPLGVVSATRRDGIIDNVGRLFSIIDVSIPVFWLGFLLILAFAIGIPVFPPGGSVSEYGPIALVLPSVTLGASFAGIVVRFTRAAMLEVLGEDYIRTAQAKGLSTFAVNYSHALGNSLIPLVTVVGLQVGVLLSGAVLTETVFSLPGLGLLMVGAVAARDYPMVLGTVLFVAVLVVLVNLAVDLLYGVLDPRVRYE
- a CDS encoding ABC transporter permease, with the translated sequence MSDHSTNVNQTLSVAVAGNAVLEWTDDGWLGRLRRNRLALVGTAGIALFLSVGLFAPLIEPYPWSQFDLAHRLSGPTLRHVFGTDQFGRDILSRTIYGARVSMLVALAATAIGTVGGVLIGAAAGFFGGWIDELSMRTMDIILAFPQIVLAIAVAALLGPSLINVIWIVGLLMVPQFARVTRGSVIGVMNLEYITATRTIGQSEVMIVVRHILPNIAGPLIVLASLAIPGAIITEAALSFLGAGVQLPEPSWGNLLSGGNAYLLQAPWLSIFPGLAITLAVLSFNLLGDGLRDALDVAGGPA